agcaaaccattttggactttggtgtgaaactagataggatcccactcctttgtgacaatgaaagtgccgtaaaaattgccaagaattcggttcaacactctcgcacaaagcacattgatattcgccatcacttcttgcgtgatcacgaagccaaaggagacatatctcttcaaggtgtgagatccgaggagcaattgacggatatcttcacaaaaccattagacgagagtacctttgttaggctaaggaatgagcttaatgtgttagatgcggcaaacgtcatgtaagatgccatgtcatatagaaaaatgcatacatataggacacttgtctaaccatggtaagatagtgatgagcaagggtttagctagaggagGTGGTCCACTtattttcctctaggcttgtagaaaggctcatcatgaagaagcttcccgtgggttcaaacttgacaagtagatcttaatttcttgttatgcatttcttgtcatatagatgtgcacttcatgtttattttactttcgcatgtggttgtagtttgcattatcattgcatgcgtaagggtcacaaaggagatcacttgatgaaaatgagacttgtttcatatacaagatcttaattcatgaaaagtgaaaagagcaaaatgttaggtgcgttattgcctagtgagtcatgtcataatgagtttgaagctctctatcttcaatattcctatgacaaggctcatacattttatttggcgctttgtctctcttacggcttttccttgtgtttgaaaagaaaattatttaagcaagtATGATATCCtattttattttgaggggtaaagtcgcctatgcaagtccattagcttgagtttatttgagttttataagtttattggacttagcatagaagagtgagctgagtgtggggtttttggcttcaccggttaaaccgacgttcaaaagatctatacccatcggtttaaccggcgttactaagttgtgtCTCAGATATCAGATatttttgtcattcatgtaataaataacattcgtactcgttttattatatctttttatgtgatatgtgctgtgatatactgtttattctgttgtatatacgtgtgacttgatcctggcatgtatatgatcgctcggtttatgtccttttataaaccgggtgttagaGAGGTCAAGCGTGGATTGATGTTGGATGCCATAATCCACCAATGTAAGATTGTCCTGCAGCTGCACTCCATCAATGACCAGGCGGTGGTGCTCCAAAATCTTTGCCTTGACTATATACAAGGTATCCGATGGTTGGACCGTGAGGCAGATTGTCCTACCGGTGGGATTTCTCACAAAGATATGCATTCTGAATCAGCACACCAGACATCACAAAATTTTAGACAACATATTTGAATTCATCTTTTATTTAGGCTAAATAAAACCCAACAATTCCAACAGAAAGTACAAGCGAGAACCAACCAGTTGTCTAAAAACAATAGAAGCAGGAACGGAATCTACTGCATAAACACATTAGAAATTAAATGATTAAGTCAGTTGTGCACGTTGTGATGAGATAAAGCGAATATGCTAATTTCGCTGAAACATTTTGTACAGGAATATATAGAACCCACCGACGACAGGCGAATGCCAACAAATCAGCCAAGAAGACCCTAACGTTAAAGAAGCCAGCGCACACCTCGGAGTCGCTACAAGAATGCATCGATCTAATTATTGAAGAAATTGAATAAGGAGCCCTTAACTTCCAGCAACAACTAAAATTAGCAGCAGATGCTTTCTTCTTGCTTTTGTTTAGGCTATAGAACAATAGCCAAAAATGTCAACGACTCAAACATGTGTACAGTAGGATAAATAAGACGATAAATCTACAATCAGAAAGTTGACCTGTTAGTCCTCTATGCGTATGTAAAATATTAATTAGTTGCCGTAGCAAGGATACATCGATCCCAAGAATTCCAATCTGACAATGTACCCCATCGTTCTCTGGATGAACAGATTTTCCCGCAAGAAAAAAGAGTAAATATTCTCGATCTAACCAATCCGAAGACCCGCCAAATTAAATCATATGCCATGAGCGACAAATTCCAGCAAATACTCCCGTAAATCATACCACGAAAAGGATTGCGACTGCTAGTAGCAGAGAGCTGAGAGGCGAAAAGGAGCTCGCGTATATCTGGAGTCGATCGACGAATTGAAGCTGCTTGTTGCTCGGATCGATCGGATCTGTGGGCGTTCCTGCTTCAGACGGAGGGCTCAAGGATCGGATTCGGATCAGTGGGTGTTCTTGCTTCCGCTGGAGAGCACAAAGGAAGACATCGCTCGAAAGTGGAGGATGCACTTTATGCTGGTCCGTGCGGACGTCCCAGTCGAACTCGCGGAAATGGAAGAGTTCGGTTGACGATCATTGACTTGCTGTTTGCTTGTTTATGGGCCATGCAAGCCGAAGCAGACCCAGCCCACGTACAACAAATTAATAGGAATTCCTAATTAATAgtggaaaaagtccattttaccCCCTCATGTTTTGAGCGAGGTCATTTCCACCTTCACGTCGAATACCAGGAATCTTTCACCCTTCAACTCTTAAAACCGTCCGTTTTAACCCCTAGCCCGGTTATCGGCAGTTTTCAGGCAGTttcgtctttttcttttttatttattttgactgaatctttgaaaaaccatagtaaatcacaaaagaattataaaattaaaaatctAATTTTTCTAAACTCCACATAAGTAGATCTATATATTAAACACATAATATGATATgctttagtacaaaatttttgcTGTAACTTTTGATCTATggttttctgtaattaattcatTACTGCAAATTCTATTGTCCAATTTtcgtgaaacttttatggtgagctaattgttatatgattgagctgtagtaaaaatttcatactcattggatcatatatAAATTAGCCATATCATAAATTCAATAAGTTATACAGACGGCTATAAATTAGTTGTATCATAAATTTCAATAAGTTATACAtcatccaatgagtatgaaattttttcTACAACTCAAAAATACAATAATTAGctcaccataaaattttcatgaaaattGAACCATAGAAACTGCAGCAATGAATTAATTACAGGaaaacatatatctaaatttACAACAAAACTTGTACTAAAGCATGCAATATTATATATTTACTGTGTATATCTACTTATGTGGAGTctataaaaattatattttccGTTTTATGCTTTATGCTTTTTTTgcgatttattatgattttttaaaaaaaattcaaccaaaataaataaaaaagaaaatgcaaaaccaccttGAAAACCGCCTATAACCGGGCCAGGGAGGTAAAACAGACAGTTTTAAGAGTTGAAGGGTGAAATATTTCTGGTTTTCGACGTGGAGATGTAAATTCGAACTCACTGAAAATATGATGGGGTAAAATGAACTTTTTCCATTAATAGTATGTGGTACGAACGGAAGCAGGCCCAGCCCATCAAACCGCATGGCCAGTCACTGCAGATCGtgcgccctcgccggcgacgacccgGCCGGAGGAGGCTGTCCTGTATAGAGTCCTCGCCGGCGACAGGCCGAAACCTGCCTCCAGTTTCTCCAACCTAAACAGCAGTCACTTCTGTATAATCATCAAACTGCTGCAATGCCTGTAATCTGCAATTTGCAATGACAGACACTTCTGGACAGCAGAATGTTTAGGAACAAAAACCtgccatttcctttttcttgtaAATCAATCAGATAGGAGCAAACAAGTTGCCTCTGTTCTTGGGCGGAAGAAGATTTGCATGCCGGTTGATTGCGATGTAAACCTCAGAACCTGCAGGTCCAGGGCTAAGCCACAAGTGTGCACGTGTGACTCctcacaaaaagaaaaaaaaagaagaaggtgtGGTGTGACGTGTGCGTGGTCGGCTGCATGATTGGCCTTGTGCAGTGTCTCCATCCATCGGGTAGCGTACGTGATCTTCCTCAGAGTCCTCGCCGGCGACAACACCACTTTTGCCTCCATGCTCCAGTTTCTCCAACCTAAACTTCAGATGACAAAGCAGGGGTGCAGCCTGCATGCACTGCATGGCAAGACAGTGACAAAACCAAATGGACTCCCAGAATAAAACGGAAAGGAAAAGATAATGGCTTATAAGTAGTATTTCTATCACATGAGATGCAGAATACCAAAGAGATTCACTCACCTTTTCAGCCAAGTCATGATTGGCATGCATTTCAATGGACATGGAGTACTGATCAAGTGTGCAAGCAACTCCAAGTCTCCAACCATGGTAAATCAAAAAAATCTCAAAGACTTATCTAGCAAGATCATATATATTTCTCAATCAACTGATGTCAAGACAGACCGGGAGTATGAGGACTACTCTTGATGATTTCACACATTAACGTACGACGAAACACACAACTTGAATGAACAAGACCACAGTACAATGATGGCTTTACAGAGTACTGACATGCAACTACTTTCTACTGGCATGGAAAAAAATAAGACTGCAGCAAAAGAGACTTGTTGTTGAGACCATGCATGACATCCATCTCAATTACCAACAAGGTGGCGCACCAAATCGACGGTAGACTCATTCTTTATGTTATAGTCTGCCAGGGTGCGGGTGCGGCAGTAATCcagccccttgccatgccagaTGAGGCGTTGCTGGTCGGGAGGAACACCTACCTTCTCATGGATCTTCACCATGACATTGTAGATAGTATCTGAGCTTTTAACCGCAAGAGCGATGGTCGTTCCTAATGGCGTACCCACGAAGATCCGCATCGTGCCTATTGGAAACGGGTGGAGGACAAGGAGAAGGGTGGACTCCTTGCAGATGTTGTGGTCTGCCAAGGTGCCCTTATCCTCGAGTTGTTTGTTGCCAAAGATGAGGCACTGCTGAGCCTTGGGAAATCCTTCACTATATTCAATCTTGGCCTTCACGTTGTCAATAGTATCTAAGCTATGAACCTCAAGAGTGATGTTCTTTCCTGCTAGTGTATCCGTTACATAGATCTGCATCTTTTCTTGGAGATCAATTGTGGATTGATGCTGGATGCCATAATCAGCCAATGTAAGGTTGTCGTCTAGCTGCTCTCCATCAAAGACAATGCAGTGTTGTTCCAGAATCTTTGCATTAACAGTAGACAAGGTATCCGTTGGTTGGACCATGAGGCAGATTGTCCTGCCAGTGGGGCTCCTCACAAAGATCTTCATCCTGAATGAGCACACCAGACATCACCAATTTTTAGACAAAAATGCTCTAATGCAGCTTTTATTTAGGCCATGCAACAACACACAAAAATGCCAACAATTCCAGCAGTTTATAGAAGCAAGAACAGAAATGTAGTGCATAAATACGTTGTTTATGCAGAACACGATGTCTCACTAAGCCTAGCATACAAAGTTAAGTCTTGAGCAATCATTAGAAATTATAGGGTTGGCTCACTTCTGCACATTGAAGAGATACAGTGAATATGCAGTTCTCATTTCTCTAAACACTTTCTACTGAAATATATATAGAACAGATTACAGGTGAATGCCAGATCAGCCAAGAAGACTCTAATGATACAGAAGGTACCACCAAACTTCAGAGCTTGTACAACAATGCATCGATCGAACAGCAGCCGAAATGGTCAATGGCAGAAACAGGTCGTAGaataaagaagataaatctAGTCACAAAGGTTGACATGTTATTCCCTTAGGTATGATCAAAACATAATTTCGAAAATAAAGCATCAAATCAGTTACTGTGGAAGCACGCATAACAAGAATTCCTATCGACAGGCACTCAGGCAGTCAGATACTCAATATTAGGAACCTAAAGGTCTCTTCCATCAATGCATTAAGTAATGAGCCTGTGTGCTCTACTGACAGTTCTGcaatttatttgaaaaaacaaaaaaacgttCTAGATTTTAAGTTTTTAGGTGGAAACCAACAAATGAAGAGCGGGACCATGATTAGTTTACCTAAATCAAATGACAAGGAAAGGCGCAAACTATTGCTAGCCATACAGTACATGACATTATCTATTTCCATGGTGTCGCGCAAATCTCTACTCTCCCATTATTTATTGTTAGCCATACAGAAGGTAGCACGGGGGTCCTAGTGTCTACTCAAAGGACGGATCCCACATTACACGCAATGCAACTGGATCAGGAATTAATTCCCGTTGCGAAGGACCGTAATGCTGCAAGCTTCCATACGAAATTCTCACAGGCAAGGTAGGTTCCGCACCGACAGAGAGAAAACCCTAAATTCCAGATGAACTCCCCGAATCGGGAGGCGGAGCAAAATCAAATCGCACACAAGGAGGTTACCGCGGGTCCTAGAAACGAGAATGGGCGAGTGGAGAAGGAATATCGAGGCACTAAACTCACCTGATTTGCGATCCGCGCGTCGGGGGTCGGTT
This window of the Panicum virgatum strain AP13 chromosome 1K, P.virgatum_v5, whole genome shotgun sequence genome carries:
- the LOC120701056 gene encoding polyubiquitin-like gives rise to the protein MKIFVRSPTGRTICLMVQPTDTLSTVNAKILEQHCIVFDGEQLDDNLTLADYGIQHQSTIDLQEKMQIYVTDTLAGKNITLEVHSLDTIDNVKAKIEYSEGFPKAQQCLIFGNKQLEDKGTLADHNICKESTLLLVLHPFPIGTMRIFVGTPLGTTIALAVKSSDTIYNVMVKIHEKVGVPPDQQRLIWHGKGLDYCRTRTLADYNIKNESTVDLVRHLVGN